In Coregonus clupeaformis isolate EN_2021a unplaced genomic scaffold, ASM2061545v1 scaf1063, whole genome shotgun sequence, a single genomic region encodes these proteins:
- the LOC121543129 gene encoding induced myeloid leukemia cell differentiation protein Mcl-1: MNLSKSFTRATTTMLNIQNGVVGGSSYPAGASPLYYFGANGAVCAGASPKSKVDTDLGNGTGDTPPRPTKLGVNVVKSNVLDNHLSDRSNNDDSDDSLPCTPQMASECGPEISNCPSGDEVLEHDTRQLIENVLGDYTGLSPSRWKQSKTLTTMKRVVEDVIAKHRYAYNGMIDKLDLDDRNDDMSVIKSVAKTLFSDGITNWGRIASLVAFGAVVSHHLKERGRGHCVELVGQEIATYLLSDQRDWLVKNNAWNGFVEFFHVQDPESSVRNTLIAFAGVAGIGATLAMLIR, from the exons ATGAATCTGTCGAAGTCGTTTACACGAGCCACAACTACGATGTTGAATATTCAAAATGGAGTCGTCGGAGGATCTTCGTACCCTGCTGGTGCTAGCCCTTTGTACTATTTCGGCGCGAATGGGGCCGTATGTGCTGGGGCGTCACCGAAGTCTAAAGTAGATACTGACTTGGGAAATGGGACTGGCGATACTCCACCACGACCCACGAAGTTAGGAGTGAATGTCGTGAAAAGCAACGTCCTAGATAATCATTTGTCAGACCGAAGCAACAATGACGACTCTGACGACTCTTTGCCGTGCACTCCTCAGATGGCTTCAGAGTGTGGGCCTGAAATATCGAATTGTCCATCGGGCGATGAAGTATTGGAACATGATACCAGACAACTCATTGAGAACGTATTGGGGGACTACACAGGACTGTCTCCGTCTCGTTGGAAGCAAAGCAAAACTCTTACGACGATGAAGCGAGTGGTGGAGGATGTAATAGCGAAGCACCGATACGCATACAATG gtATGATCGACAAACTTGACTTGGATGATCGTAACGATGACATGAGCGTCATCAAGTCTGTGGCCAAGACCCTGTTCAGTGATGGGATCACGAACTGGGGTCGCATCGCAAGCCTAGTGGCATTTGGAGCGGTGGTGAGCCATCACCTGAAGGAGAGGGGCAGGGGACACTGCGTTGAGTTGGTGGGCCAAGAGATCGCCACATACCTCCTCTCTGACCAAAGGGACTGGCTGGTCAAAAACAATGCATGG AATGGATTTGTAGAGTTCTTTCATGTGCAAGATCCAGAGTCCTCAGTAAGGAACACCCTCATAGCCTTTGCTGGAGTTGCTGGGATTGGGGCAACACTCGCCATGTTGATCAGGTGA